Proteins co-encoded in one Strix uralensis isolate ZFMK-TIS-50842 chromosome 2, bStrUra1, whole genome shotgun sequence genomic window:
- the IFNAR1 gene encoding interferon alpha/beta receptor 1 isoform X3: protein MRSFRRPGLPVTVQGCAEGGMDGGAAAALLSCLLVVLPLRCAGQTNLKSPEDVQVYVVNSNFTLRWNYTGNDTNVTFSAECRWFEGYETDKTEWKELSGCQKVTRTECDFSSAITEYYDTHHVRIRAERREEVSPWSSIFEMIPYCIAQIGPPEIALQSTNGVIKIKVSPPETKMWINPLNFKYNLVIWENSSNAEFRSLSIFPTDIIDDLAPVTTYCLKVQATIPLDLKEGLFSPIHCVKTTRKAVNDLVCATNVSVFALNMKFYLHWNNQYKQHVTYNVQYLMGYLKKLHDDYSVKWLSVPRCENITDTQCNFSSIIIGTSGFYYLRVQTVNEYNKSCLSDEVKVDPLITNEIGPPDVKLDISDVLLHIQISPPGGSESEVMRDHYDLSYRILYWKNSSNNEEEIKMKEIKQTIGTVSDLTPSTLYCVKVQAFSEFYNKSSHYSKEECIKTPGATFVTALIAVCLVATILVFALYQAYSKIKYVFFPSCQPPLNIEHFGGQLFSSPYLSTTEEVIENCSIIETIIIEEVNQIDFKDDKHSKQSSRDSGNYSNDDDTSGSKVSEEMVEKEIV from the exons GCCAAACTAATCTGAAGAGTCCAGAGGATGTTCAGGTCTATGTTGTAAATTCGAATTTCACTCTAAGGTGGAACTACACTGGGAATGATACCAATGTGACATTTTCAGCTGAATGCCGGTG GTTTGAAGGTTATGAGACAGATAAAACAGAATGGAAAGAGTTGTCTGGGTGTCAAAAAGTTACTCGCACGGAATGTGACTTTTCCTCAGCAATAACCGAATACTATGATACACATCATGTGCGTATAAGGgctgaaagaagggaagaagtgTCTCCATGGTCTAGCATTTTTGAAATGATTCCATATTGTATAG CTCAGATCGGTCCCCCAGAGATAGCGTTGCAGTCCACAAATGGAGTCATAAAAATTAAGGTTTCTCCTCCAGAAACAAAAATGTGGATAAATCctctaaattttaaatataatctaGTTATCTGGGAAAATTCGTCAAATGCAGAG TTCAGAAGTCTAAGTATTTTTCCTACTGACATAATTGATGATCTTGCGCCAGTCACTACCTATTGTTTGAAAGTTCAAGCAACAATTCCTTTGGACTTGAAAGAAGGCTTATTCAGTCCCATTCATTGTGTAAAAACTACCCGTAAAG CAGTGAATGACCTAGTCTGTGCAACAAATGTGAGCGTTTTTGCTTTGAATATGAAATTTTATCTGCATTGGAATAATCAGTATAAACAACATGTGACCTACAATGTACAGTATCTGAT GGGATATCTAAAGAAACTTCATGATGATTACTCAGTGAAGTGGCTCAGTGTACCCAGATGTGAAAACATCACTGATACACAATGCAATTTCTCATCTATCATCATTGGTACTTCTGGATTTTATTATCTCCGTGTGCAGACCGTGAATGAATATAATAAATCATGTTTGTCTGATGAAGTAAAAGTAGATCCTCTGATAACAA atgAAATTGGCCCTCCTGATGTAAAGCTGGACATCAGTGATGTTTTGCTTCATATCCAGATTTCTCCTCCAGGAGGATCTGAGAGTGAAGTCATGAGGGACCATTATGACTTGTCTTACCGGATTCTGTATTGGAAAAATTCGTCGAATAATGAG gaggaaataaaaatgaaagagataAAACAGACAATAGGGACAGTCTCGGATCTAACACCCTCGACTCTGTACTGTGTAAAAGTACAAGCATTCTCAGAATTTTACAACAAAAGCAGTCATTACAGCAAAGAGGAATGCATCAAAACACCTGGAG CAACGTTTGTAACTGCCCTGATTGCTGTCTGTCTTGTGGCTACAATACTTGTTTTTGCCCTGTATCAAGCCTACAGTAAAATCAAGTATGTGTTTTTTCCATCATGCCAGCCTCCTTTGAACATAGAG cattttggaGGACAGCTCTTCAGTAGTCCTTATCTGTCAACTACAGAAGAAGTAATAGAGAATTGTTCTATAATTGAGACCATCATCATAGAAGAAGTAAATCAAATTGATTTTAAAGATGACAAACATTCTAAACAGAGCAGTCGAGATTCGGGAAATTATTCTAATGATGATGATACTTCAGGGAGCAAAGTGTCAGAAGAAATGGTAGAAAAGGAAATAGTataa
- the IFNAR1 gene encoding interferon alpha/beta receptor 1 isoform X1 encodes MRSFRRPGLPVTVQGCAEGGMDGGAAAALLSCLLVVLPLRCAGQTNLKSPEDVQVYVVNSNFTLRWNYTGNDTNVTFSAECRWFEGYETDKTEWKELSGCQKVTRTECDFSSAITEYYDTHHVRIRAERREEVSPWSSIFEMIPYCIAQIGPPEIALQSTNGVIKIKVSPPETKMWINPLNFKYNLVIWENSSNAEFRSLSIFPTDIIDDLAPVTTYCLKVQATIPLDLKEGLFSPIHCVKTTRKAVNDLVCATNVSVFALNMKFYLHWNNQYKQHVTYNVQYLMGYLKKLHDDYSVKWLSVPRCENITDTQCNFSSIIIGTSGFYYLRVQTVNEYNKSCLSDEVKVDPLITNEIGPPDVKLDISDVLLHIQISPPGGSESEVMRDHYDLSYRILYWKNSSNNEEEIKMKEIKQTIGTVSDLTPSTLYCVKVQAFSEFYNKSSHYSKEECIKTPGDKILPLIILATFVTALIAVCLVATILVFALYQAYSKIKYVFFPSCQPPLNIEHFGGQLFSSPYLSTTEEVIENCSIIETIIIEEVNQIDFKDDKHSKQSSRDSGNYSNDDDTSGSKVSEEMVEKEIV; translated from the exons GCCAAACTAATCTGAAGAGTCCAGAGGATGTTCAGGTCTATGTTGTAAATTCGAATTTCACTCTAAGGTGGAACTACACTGGGAATGATACCAATGTGACATTTTCAGCTGAATGCCGGTG GTTTGAAGGTTATGAGACAGATAAAACAGAATGGAAAGAGTTGTCTGGGTGTCAAAAAGTTACTCGCACGGAATGTGACTTTTCCTCAGCAATAACCGAATACTATGATACACATCATGTGCGTATAAGGgctgaaagaagggaagaagtgTCTCCATGGTCTAGCATTTTTGAAATGATTCCATATTGTATAG CTCAGATCGGTCCCCCAGAGATAGCGTTGCAGTCCACAAATGGAGTCATAAAAATTAAGGTTTCTCCTCCAGAAACAAAAATGTGGATAAATCctctaaattttaaatataatctaGTTATCTGGGAAAATTCGTCAAATGCAGAG TTCAGAAGTCTAAGTATTTTTCCTACTGACATAATTGATGATCTTGCGCCAGTCACTACCTATTGTTTGAAAGTTCAAGCAACAATTCCTTTGGACTTGAAAGAAGGCTTATTCAGTCCCATTCATTGTGTAAAAACTACCCGTAAAG CAGTGAATGACCTAGTCTGTGCAACAAATGTGAGCGTTTTTGCTTTGAATATGAAATTTTATCTGCATTGGAATAATCAGTATAAACAACATGTGACCTACAATGTACAGTATCTGAT GGGATATCTAAAGAAACTTCATGATGATTACTCAGTGAAGTGGCTCAGTGTACCCAGATGTGAAAACATCACTGATACACAATGCAATTTCTCATCTATCATCATTGGTACTTCTGGATTTTATTATCTCCGTGTGCAGACCGTGAATGAATATAATAAATCATGTTTGTCTGATGAAGTAAAAGTAGATCCTCTGATAACAA atgAAATTGGCCCTCCTGATGTAAAGCTGGACATCAGTGATGTTTTGCTTCATATCCAGATTTCTCCTCCAGGAGGATCTGAGAGTGAAGTCATGAGGGACCATTATGACTTGTCTTACCGGATTCTGTATTGGAAAAATTCGTCGAATAATGAG gaggaaataaaaatgaaagagataAAACAGACAATAGGGACAGTCTCGGATCTAACACCCTCGACTCTGTACTGTGTAAAAGTACAAGCATTCTCAGAATTTTACAACAAAAGCAGTCATTACAGCAAAGAGGAATGCATCAAAACACCTGGAG ATAAAATTTTACCTCTGATCATTTTAGCAACGTTTGTAACTGCCCTGATTGCTGTCTGTCTTGTGGCTACAATACTTGTTTTTGCCCTGTATCAAGCCTACAGTAAAATCAAGTATGTGTTTTTTCCATCATGCCAGCCTCCTTTGAACATAGAG cattttggaGGACAGCTCTTCAGTAGTCCTTATCTGTCAACTACAGAAGAAGTAATAGAGAATTGTTCTATAATTGAGACCATCATCATAGAAGAAGTAAATCAAATTGATTTTAAAGATGACAAACATTCTAAACAGAGCAGTCGAGATTCGGGAAATTATTCTAATGATGATGATACTTCAGGGAGCAAAGTGTCAGAAGAAATGGTAGAAAAGGAAATAGTataa
- the IFNAR1 gene encoding interferon alpha/beta receptor 1 isoform X2 yields MRSFRRPGLPVTVQGCAEGGMDGGAAAALLSCLLVVLPLRCAGQTNLKSPEDVQVYVVNSNFTLRWNYTGNDTNVTFSAECRWFEGYETDKTEWKELSGCQKVTRTECDFSSAITEYYDTHHVRIRAERREEVSPWSSIFEMIPYCIAQIGPPEIALQSTNGVIKIKVSPPETKMWINPLNFKYNLVIWENSSNAEFRSLSIFPTDIIDDLAPVTTYCLKVQATIPLDLKEGLFSPIHCVKTTRKVNDLVCATNVSVFALNMKFYLHWNNQYKQHVTYNVQYLMGYLKKLHDDYSVKWLSVPRCENITDTQCNFSSIIIGTSGFYYLRVQTVNEYNKSCLSDEVKVDPLITNEIGPPDVKLDISDVLLHIQISPPGGSESEVMRDHYDLSYRILYWKNSSNNEEEIKMKEIKQTIGTVSDLTPSTLYCVKVQAFSEFYNKSSHYSKEECIKTPGDKILPLIILATFVTALIAVCLVATILVFALYQAYSKIKYVFFPSCQPPLNIEHFGGQLFSSPYLSTTEEVIENCSIIETIIIEEVNQIDFKDDKHSKQSSRDSGNYSNDDDTSGSKVSEEMVEKEIV; encoded by the exons GCCAAACTAATCTGAAGAGTCCAGAGGATGTTCAGGTCTATGTTGTAAATTCGAATTTCACTCTAAGGTGGAACTACACTGGGAATGATACCAATGTGACATTTTCAGCTGAATGCCGGTG GTTTGAAGGTTATGAGACAGATAAAACAGAATGGAAAGAGTTGTCTGGGTGTCAAAAAGTTACTCGCACGGAATGTGACTTTTCCTCAGCAATAACCGAATACTATGATACACATCATGTGCGTATAAGGgctgaaagaagggaagaagtgTCTCCATGGTCTAGCATTTTTGAAATGATTCCATATTGTATAG CTCAGATCGGTCCCCCAGAGATAGCGTTGCAGTCCACAAATGGAGTCATAAAAATTAAGGTTTCTCCTCCAGAAACAAAAATGTGGATAAATCctctaaattttaaatataatctaGTTATCTGGGAAAATTCGTCAAATGCAGAG TTCAGAAGTCTAAGTATTTTTCCTACTGACATAATTGATGATCTTGCGCCAGTCACTACCTATTGTTTGAAAGTTCAAGCAACAATTCCTTTGGACTTGAAAGAAGGCTTATTCAGTCCCATTCATTGTGTAAAAACTACCCGTAAAG TGAATGACCTAGTCTGTGCAACAAATGTGAGCGTTTTTGCTTTGAATATGAAATTTTATCTGCATTGGAATAATCAGTATAAACAACATGTGACCTACAATGTACAGTATCTGAT GGGATATCTAAAGAAACTTCATGATGATTACTCAGTGAAGTGGCTCAGTGTACCCAGATGTGAAAACATCACTGATACACAATGCAATTTCTCATCTATCATCATTGGTACTTCTGGATTTTATTATCTCCGTGTGCAGACCGTGAATGAATATAATAAATCATGTTTGTCTGATGAAGTAAAAGTAGATCCTCTGATAACAA atgAAATTGGCCCTCCTGATGTAAAGCTGGACATCAGTGATGTTTTGCTTCATATCCAGATTTCTCCTCCAGGAGGATCTGAGAGTGAAGTCATGAGGGACCATTATGACTTGTCTTACCGGATTCTGTATTGGAAAAATTCGTCGAATAATGAG gaggaaataaaaatgaaagagataAAACAGACAATAGGGACAGTCTCGGATCTAACACCCTCGACTCTGTACTGTGTAAAAGTACAAGCATTCTCAGAATTTTACAACAAAAGCAGTCATTACAGCAAAGAGGAATGCATCAAAACACCTGGAG ATAAAATTTTACCTCTGATCATTTTAGCAACGTTTGTAACTGCCCTGATTGCTGTCTGTCTTGTGGCTACAATACTTGTTTTTGCCCTGTATCAAGCCTACAGTAAAATCAAGTATGTGTTTTTTCCATCATGCCAGCCTCCTTTGAACATAGAG cattttggaGGACAGCTCTTCAGTAGTCCTTATCTGTCAACTACAGAAGAAGTAATAGAGAATTGTTCTATAATTGAGACCATCATCATAGAAGAAGTAAATCAAATTGATTTTAAAGATGACAAACATTCTAAACAGAGCAGTCGAGATTCGGGAAATTATTCTAATGATGATGATACTTCAGGGAGCAAAGTGTCAGAAGAAATGGTAGAAAAGGAAATAGTataa